From a region of the Pongo pygmaeus isolate AG05252 chromosome 5, NHGRI_mPonPyg2-v2.0_pri, whole genome shotgun sequence genome:
- the CD24 gene encoding signal transducer CD24 isoform X1 gives MGRAMVARLGLGLLLLALLLPTQIYSIETTTGISINTSQSTSNFGTAPNPTNATTKAAGGALQSTASLFVVSLSLLHLYC, from the exons ATGGGCAGAGCAATGGTGGCCAGGCTCgggctggggctgctgctgctggcacTGCTCCTACCCACGCAG attTATTCCATTGAAACAACAACTGGAATTTCAATTAACACCTCCCAGAGTACTTCCAACTTTGGGACTGCCCCAAATCCAACTAATGCCACCACCAAGGCGGCCGGTGGTGCCCTGCAGTCAACAGCCAGTCTCTTCGTGGTCTCACTCTCTCTTCTGCATCTCTACTGTTAA
- the CD24 gene encoding signal transducer CD24 isoform X2 gives MVGRFCPESPPGFVRVAATSAVSPDPPSGEPRPRCGYRGPRSAASRVYGCTAPARETGGWAWETLAGAGAKKIYSIETTTGISINTSQSTSNFGTAPNPTNATTKAAGGALQSTASLFVVSLSLLHLYC, from the exons ATGGTGGGACGATTCTGTCCCGAGTCCCCGCCAGGCTTTGTCCGGGTCGCCGCTACCAGCGCCGTCTCCCCAGACCCTCCATCCGGGGAACCTCGCCCCAGGTGCGGGTACCGGGGGCCGCGCAGCGCTGCCTCGAGGGTGTATGGATGCACGGCGCCGGCGAGAGAGACCGGGGGCTGGGCCTGGGAGACCCTAGCGGGGGCGGGGGCCAAGAAG attTATTCCATTGAAACAACAACTGGAATTTCAATTAACACCTCCCAGAGTACTTCCAACTTTGGGACTGCCCCAAATCCAACTAATGCCACCACCAAGGCGGCCGGTGGTGCCCTGCAGTCAACAGCCAGTCTCTTCGTGGTCTCACTCTCTCTTCTGCATCTCTACTGTTAA